Within the Sulfitobacter sp. JL08 genome, the region GCTTGATGATGTCAAGGCGCGCGGCAAGCTGAATTGCGGCGTAACAACCGGTGTTCCCGGTTTCGCAGAGCCGGATGCAAATGGTGTTTGGCAGGGCTTTGACGTTGCGGTATGCCGCGCTGTTGCAGCCGCTGTTCTTGGGGATTCAACAGCCGTTGAATTCGTTCCGACAACCGGCAAGACACGTTTTACGGCTTTGGCGTCGGGTGAAATCGACATGCTGGCCCGTAACACCACATGGACATTCAGCCGCGATGTTGACCTGAAGTTCGATTTCGTAGGTGTAAACTACTACGATGGTCAGGGCTTTATGGTTCCCAAGGCGCTTGGCGTTTCGTCGGCCAAGGATCTGGACGGTGCAACTGTCTGTATCCAGACCGGTACAACGACCGAACTGAACCTGGCCGATTTCTTCCGTGCCAACAACATCAACTACGAGCCTGTTCCGATTGAAACAGGTGCCGAAGCGGTACAGCAGTATCTGGCCGGTGCATGTGATGTTTACACAACTGACGCCTCCGCTCTGGCGGCGCAGCGTGCAAACTTTGCAACCCCTGCAGATCACGCGCTGCTGCCCGAAATCATCTCGAAGGAGCCGCTGGGCCCGCTGGTCCGCCACGGCGACAACGAATGGGGTGATCTGGTTCGCTGGACACTGAACGCGCTGATCACAGCCGAAGAACTGGGTGTGACATCGGTGAACGCCGAAGAAATGACAACCGGTTCAAGCAACCCCGAAGTCAAGCGTCTGCTGGGCTCCGAAGGAACGCTGGGTGAAATGCTGGGTCTTGACGCAGACTGGTCCAAGCGGGCCATCATGGCTGGCGGCAACTACGGCGAAATCTTTGCCCGTAACATCGGCGAAGAAACACCAATCGGTCTGGCGCGTGGTTTGAACGCACAATGGACCGAAGGCGGCCTGATCTACTCGCCTCCTTTCCGGTAAGACAAACTTGTCAAAGGGCGCAGATCATGTCTGCGCCCTTTGCACATCAGACGACCGCGATTGCCAAACAGCCGCAAGAGCTGAAAAAAATAACTGGCCGCACAACGGGGAAGTTCCTAGATGACAACGCTTTCTGACCCTCCACGGGGTTCGTTCAACCTGTCGATGCTGATCAACGATACGCGCTACAGGTCTTACACATTTCAGGCTCTGGCGCTTTTGGCCCTGATCGTGTCCTTTTCATACCTTGGCAGCAATCTGGCGCAAAACCTGCGCGATGCCGGCCTGAATATTTCTTACGAATTCCTTAGGAATCCGGCGGGCTATGATATCAACCAGCAGCCGATCCCCTATAACAGCCAGGACACGCATCTGCGTGCATCTATCGTTGGCGCGCTGAATACGCTGATTGTCGCGTTTCTGGCCTGTGTAACGGCCACTGTGCTGGGCGTGATCGCCGGTGTTCTGCGTCTTTCCAACAACTGGATCGTCGCCAAACTGATGAGTGTTTACGTCGAGATTTTCCGGAACATTCCGGTTCTGATCTGGCTGATCATCATCTTTACGATCACGGCCAACATCTTTCCCAACATCTCGGATTACCGCGGGGACGATCCTGAACGGTCGCTGCTATTGGGCAGCATGGCCTTTACCAACCAGGGCGTGTTTGTTCCGGCCCTGATATTCGAAGCCGGCGGCTGGGCGGTGTTCGGGGTGTTTATCGCCTCGATCTTTGGCGTTTTCATGGTACGCCGCCACGCACGACTGAAACTGTTCAACGAAGGCAAGGTGGTTCCGGTTCTATGGCCGTCCATCGCCATCCTGATCGTGCCCACCGTCATCGCCTATTACGCGCTGGGGCGTCCGATCGCACTCGACATGCCGGTGATGGGCCGGTTCCGGTTCGAAGGCGGGTTGCAGCTGCGCACATCGTTCATCGCGCTGTGGTTCGCGCTGGCGATCTACACAGGTGCCTTTATCGCGGAAAACGTTCGCGCCGGTATTCTTGCCGTCAGCAAGGGCCAGACCGAAGCTGCGGCTGCGCTGGGCTTGCGCCCGCGCCGGATCATGAACCTTGTGATCCTGCCGCAGGCGCTGCGGGTGATCATCCCGCCGCTGATTTCGCAATATCTCAACATCACCAAGAACTCGTCCCTCGCGATTGCCGTGGGGTACATGGATCTGACCGGTACACTGGGCGGCATCACGCTGAACCAGACAGGCCGCGCGATCGAATGCGTGCTGTTGCTGATGTTGTTCTATCTCACGTTCTCACTGTCGATTGCGGCGATCATGAACGTCTACAACAACAAAATGAAACTGAAGGAGCGGTGAAATGAGTGAAACACATGCACATACCGTCGCCTTCGTACGCGAAACTCAACTGCCCCAGATGGATCCCCCTCCGGGTGAAACCGGGGCTGTAAAATGGGTGCGTGAAAACCTGTTTTCAGGCTGGTTCAACACGATCATGACGGTCATATCGCTTTATGTGATCTACCGTCTGGCCGCGGGTATCTTTCCGTGGATCGTGAACGGCGTCTGGACGGCAGACAGCATCCGCGAATGCCGCACGATGATCGGGGATACCGGCGGCGGCTGTTTCGCCGTGATCAAGGAGCGCTGGCAGCAGATGCTGTTCGGATTCCAGTATCCAAGCGATCAGTACTGGCGTCCGACGGTGGCCTTCATTCTGTTGTTCGTTGCCGTGGCTCCGGTGCTGTTCATGCATCTGCCGCGAAAACTGCTGATCTTTACCGGCATCTATCCGTTTCTGGCCTTCTGGCTGATCTGGGGCGGCTCGATCCTTGTGCCGATTCTTGCGGCTGTGGGCCTGATCGTGGGTTACTTCGCCTTCAAGCGCTTCGAGCGTATCGGTTTTATGGCCGGGCTTGGCCTGGGTCTGGTGGCCACGGTAATCACGTGGTGGGTTGGTGGCTTTGTGACCGGCGCAATGTCGGGGTTTGTGGCACTTGAACCTGTGGCCAGCCGGGATATGGGGGGCTTCATGCTCAACATGATCCTGGGCACGATCTGTGTGTCGCTGTCCTTGCCCATCGGGATCATGCTGGCGCTGGGGCGGCAATCGCATCTGCCGATTGTGAAATGGATCTGCGTTGTCTTCATCGAATTCGTGCGCGGTGTGCCGTTGATCACCCTGCTGTTCGTGGCAAACGTGGTTCTGGCCTATTTCTTTCCGCCCGGCACGGCGCTTGATCTGATCCTGCGTGTGATCATCATGATCACCATGTTCTCGTCGGCCTATATCGCAGAGGTGATCCGGGGCGCGCTGGCGGCCCTGCCACGCGGCCAGTACGAGGCGGCGGACAGTCTGGGGCTGGATTACGCGCAATCCATGCGGCTGATCATTCTGCCGCAGGCGCTGAAAATCTCGATCCCGGGCATCGTGAACGTGGCGGTTGGTCTGTTCAAGGACACCACGCTTGTGTCCGTGATTTCGATGTTCGACCTTGTCGGCATGATCCGCGGGCCCATCCTGTCATCAACAGACTGGGCGGGCGTCTACTGGGAACTCTGGGCCTTTGCGGCCGGGCTGTTCTTTGTCGTCTGCTACGGCATCTCGCAATACTCTCAATGGTTGGAGCGCAAGCTTCAGACCGGCCACCGATAAGGAAGGGCTGATAAAATGGCTGAACAAGCACAAGAAATGAAAATCTCGAACGAAGTCGCCATTTCGATTGAGAAAATGAACAAATGGTACGGCACCTTCCACGTGCTGCGCGATATCGATCTGACAGTGTATCAAGGCGAACGGATCGTGATTGCGGGCCCGTCGGGGTCGGGCAAATCCACGCTGATCCGCTGCATCAATGCGCTTGAGGAACACCAGCAGGGTTCCATCACGGTGGACGGCACGTTGCTGTCCTCCGATCTCAAGAACGTCGACAAGATCAGGTCCGAGGTCGGAATGTGTTTCCAGCATTTCAACCTGTTTCCGCATCTGTCGATCCTTGAAAACTGCACGCTGGCCCCGATCTGGGTGCGCAAAACGCCCAAGAAGGAAGCCGAAGAAATCGCGATGCACTTCCTTGAAAAGGTCAAGATCCCCGATCAGGCCAACAAATACCCCGGCCAGTTGTCGGGCGGACAGCAGCAGCGGGTGGCGATTGCACGGTCGCTGTGCATGCGCCCGCGCATCATGTTGTTTGACGAACCGACATCGGCGCTGGACCCCGAAATGATCAAAGAGGTTCTGGACACGATGGTCGAGCTTGCCGAAGAAGGCATGACGATGCTGTGTGTGACCCACGAAATGGGCTTTGCCCGTCAGGTGGCGAACCGCGTGATCTTCATGGACGAAGGCCAGATTGTCGAACAGAACGAACCGGAAGAGTTCTTTAACAACCCGAAATCCCCCAGAACCAAGCTGTTCCTCAGCCAGATTCTGGGCCACTGACGGGCGGATCGGGACCAAAAGACGATTAAAGGCGGGCCAGTGCCCGCCTTTTTTACTTTCAGACGCCGGGCAATTCGCGCGGGATCACGAAATCCTGCACCGTGCCCTGCCCGATCCTGACATCGCGCCAGTTGTCCACGTCAAATTGGATAACGGTGGTCGCGCCGGTCGGGTAATCCAGAAATCGCGGATGCGCAGGTGATGCGTTGACCAGACGTTCGACAAAGTCGGCAATGCCGGGGTTGTGCCCCAGCATCAGCACGCATTTGCCATCGGCCCCCTGCAGCACATCCAGCATTCGTTCGGCACCGGCATGGTACAGCGCACGGGTGTATTCGGGCGTGACGGACAGGTTCAGCCCCTCGACCGTTTCCTGCGTGCGCGTCGCCGTTGAACTGATCACGCAATCGGGCAGGTATCCTTTGGTGCGCAGCCAGTCGTCCAGAGCGCGGGCCGAGGCGATACCGCGTTTGTTCAACGGGCGGTCATGATCGGACAGCATGAAATCATCCCAACTGGATTTCGCGTGGCGCATCAGGATCAGGGTGCGGGTCATGGGGCGATAAACCTTTGCATGTGATAGGCCGATTGTGCCGGCAGGCGGCCAAAGCTGCGCGATACGGGGCAGGCGCGGCGCGCGGCGCACCCGCTGGTCATGCAGGCGACGCTGTCTTCGGTTGTGATATGGCTTTTGCAGCGCGCCACGTCATATTCCCTGCCCGACAAGGCGCTGACCGGACAGGCCGACAGACAGGGTTGATCCGTGCAGGTCAGGCAGAGCGCATCAGGCGGCGTGGGCAGATCGATATGCACAGGCAACGCCAGCGCACCACGGATTGACACGAACAATCCGGCGCGGTCATGCACCAGAAACAGAATGGGCGACGGGTGCAATCGGCCAGTGCGGGTGGCCCATTCGAAAAACGGCAGATGCGGCGGCCCGCCAAACGGGTACAGCGCCGTGCCTTGTATTTCATCTGCCCAGCCGCCGATCACGCGCGCCGACCAGCGATCAACCGGGTCGGGCAGCCCGTCGCGGCCTTCGGGTTCCGATTGCAGGTGCGGCCAGAACGCAGGTTCGTTCGGCCCCAGCAGCAGCAGCGTCTTGCAGTTTGACAGATCCGGATCATCCGCATCGGGATGAAACCCGCCCAAAATGGTCAGCTGGCGCGCCAGTGCCGCCTGTTCCAGATCGTCATAGGTCATTTGCGCTGGAACGGCAGGCGCAAGGACCAGCCCAGCCGGCTGGGCCGGTCATCCTGCCATTCCAGACCAATCTGCATCTGTGTGTGCCCTGCGGCAGGTTGCGCCAGATAAGTGCCGAACAGCCGATCCCACACTGACAGGGCAAAGCCGTAATTTGTGTCATGTTCGGCGCGATGCACCGAATGATGCACCCGGTGCATATCCGGCGTCACCAGAACCTTGCGCAATATCGCGTCCAGCCATAGGGGCAGGCGGATATTGGCATGGTTGAACATTGCCGTTCCGTTCAGAAGAATTTCAAACAGGATCACCGCCAGCGCGGCGGGCCCCAGCAGATAGACCAGCCCGATTTTCAGCACCATAGACAGCGCGATTTCCACCGGATGAAAGCGGATCGCGGTGGTCACATCAATATCGACATCGGCGTGATGCACGCGGTGAAGCCGCCACAACAGCGGCACCTTGTGGGTGATCAGATGCTGCAACCAGATCGCGAAATCAAAGATCAGAACGGCCAGCACCACCTCGAACCAGACGGGCCAGCCGACGATGTTGAAAAGGCCCCAGCCTTGCGCGCTTGCATCCAGCGCCGCGCCCACCGCGAGCAGCGGCAGGCCAAAGGCCAGCGCGCGCAGGGTCAGTGTGTTCAGGATGGTGATGCCCCAGTTCGTGATCCAGCGGGTGCGGCGCGGCTGGCGGCGGTCGCGCCGCGGGGCCAGCGCCTCAAGCGTGGCAAACAGGGCAAACAGCCCCAGAAATATCCCCAGACGTATGGCGGCTTCGTGTTCCATGAAATGAACCTAACCACCGGGGGCGCGCAGGCAAGGGGCGCGGTCACACATTCGCGTTGGCCCGGGCCTAACCGGCACGGATGATGCTGCCTGCACCGTGTTCCGTAAACAGTTCCAGCAGGCAGGCATTGGGCGCGCGTCCGTCCAGAATAACGGCGGCGCGCACGCCCCCGTTCAATGCATCCAGTGCGGTTTCCGTTTTCGGGATCATGCCACCGACGATGGTGCCGGCTTTGGTCATCTCGTGGATTTGCGTCGCGGTTAGTTCCGTCACGACTTCGCCGCTGTCATCCTTGACGCCCGATACATCCGTCAGCAGCAACAACCGATCTGCCTTAAGCGCGGCGGCAATGGCACCGGCGGCGGTATCGCCGTTGATGTTATAGGTTTTTCCATCCACGCCCACGCCCAGCGGCGCAATAACGGGGATGTATTCCCGTTCACCCAGATCGCGCAGCACGCGCGGGTTGATAGTATCGGGCGTGCCAACAAAGCCCAGATCGGGGTGGGTGGGTGTGCAGGTGATCAATCCGGCATCCTTGCCCGACAGGCCGATCGCGCGCCCGCCCTGTGCGTTGATGGCCTGCACGATCCGTTTGTTGACCAGACCGCTTAGCACCATTTCGACCACATCCATCGTCGCGGCATCGGTCACCCGTTTGCCATGCACGAAATCGGATTTGATGTTCAGCTTGTCCAGCATCGCATTGATCATCGGGCCGCCGCCATGCACCACCACCGGATTGACCCCCACCTGCCGCATCAGCACGACATCGCGGGCGAATTCATCCATCGCTTCGTCGCTACCCATGGCGTGACCGCCCAGCTTGATCACAATGGTCGCGTCAGCGTAGCGCTGCAAATAGGGCAGCGCCTGATTAAGGGTGCGGGCAGTGGCGATCCAGTCACGGTTCATGTCTTGTTTCTTCATCTTTTGACCCATTTGCACAGGGGGTAGCGAAAACAACCGCAACTTACCACTAAAGCGTGGCGATGATATTGCGCAATGTGGCGATCCCGTCGCCCTTTTCGGATGAGGTCAGCACGATCTCGGGAAAGGCGGCCGGATGTTTGGCAAGCGCGGCGCGAACCTGATCCAGAACCTTGTCCAGATCGCGGGCCTTGACCTTGTCGGCCTTGGTCAGCACGCACTGGAATGTGACGGCCGCGCCGTCCAGAAGGGCCAGAATTTCCTGATCGACCGATTTGATCCCGTGGCGCGCGTCAATCAGCACAAAGGCGCGGCGCAGCGTCTGACGGCCCGACAAGTACTGTTTCAGCAGCCGCTGCCATTTTTCGATCACCGGCAGCGGCGCATTGGCATAGCCGTATCCCGGCAGGTCGACCAGATAGTGGCTATCGGCCAGCGTGAAAAAGTTGATTTCCTGCGTTCGTCCGGGTGTATTTGAAGCCCGCGCCAGCCCCTTGCGGCCCGTCAACGCATTGATCAGCGTTGATTTCCCCACATTCGAACGCCCGGCGAAACACACCTCGGTCCGGTCGGCGGGGGGCAGGCCCGACATGGCAACCACGCCTTTCAGGAAATCGGTCTGGCCCGCAAACAGGATGCGGCCCAGTTCGGCCTCGGCGGCATCGGGCGTTTCGGCGATGGGAAAGGGCAGGGTCATATCGTTCCTTTCACCGGATCACCGACAGACAAGGCGCCACCCTCCACAACCTCGGCGTAGACGCCGAAATCCTGATGGTTCCAACCGGTTTTCAGCGTGCCCAGCGTGTCGGCATCGCGCAGGCCGGTTCTGGGATTGGCGGCGGTGTGCATGCAGCGTTCGATGCGTTCCTTGACCTGAAACACAACATCGCCGATTTGCACGGTTTTTCCGATCCAGTCGAATTCTTCCCACGGGGCCAGACCGTCAAACCAGATATTGCCGCGCCAGCGCTCGATCTCCAGCGGGCGGCCCAGTTTCTGGCTGACCGCGCGGTGCGAACTCATGTTCATGATCGAAACCGAAGGGAAATCGGAATCCGTCATGCCGCGATCGGTGGCTTTGACCACGGCATTGTGCTGTGCACGGTTTTGCGGTGCCAGGGGGCGCACCCAGTCCAGAAACCGTTTGGCATCTTCCGGGTCATCGGGGCAAAACCGCAATTCGCCCAATGTGTCATGGCGCAGCGTCACCGATTGTTGTGCCGCGTCGTACTGCGCCCACAATCCGGCCAGAGCAGGCGCGCGTGTGCCGATCATGAAATTCTGGCAAGGTGCCCAGTCGCCGCCGGCATAGGCGCTGTTGTCATGGGTGACGGCCCACACGCGATCCCCCGGCATGGTTCTACCCGCGCTTAAAATCACCGTCTCCAGCGCTTCGCGCCCGTGGCTTTTGACCGGATGACGCCAGAGAGAGGTGACAGCGCCGGTCATTTCGCGTCTGGTTTCGGCTTTTTCTTAAAGCTGCCTTTGATGTTGCCGAACACATCGGGTTTGTACCCTTGCGAGCGCATGATCAGGTACTGCTGGGTAAATGTGATCGTGTTGTTCGCGATCCAGTAAACCACCAGACCGCTGGCAAAGCCGCCCAGCATGAACATGAACACCCAAGGCATCCACGCAAAAATCATCTGCTGTGTCGGGTCTGTGGGGGCGGGGTTCAGCTTTTGCTGCAACCACATGGAAATGCCCAGCAACAGCGGCAGGATCCCGATAAAGATCAGCGCCATGATTGTGCCCGGCTCTGGTGCCGCGACAGGCAGCAGGCCGAACAGGTTGAACAGGCTGGTCGGGTCGGGGGCAGACAGATCCTGAAACGGGCCAAAGAATGGCGCATGACGCAATTCGATGGTGACAAAGATCACCTTGTAGAGCGAAAAGAAGATCGGAATTTGCAGCAGGATCGGCAAACAGCCCGAGGCGGGGTTTACCTTTTCCTTCTTGTACATTTCCATCATGCCCTGTTGCAGCTTCTGCTTGTCGTCGCCTGCCGCTTCCTTCAGCTTTTCCATCTGGGGCTGAAGCTCTTTCATCTTGGCCATGGACACGTAGGATTTATAGGCCAGCGGGAACAGCAGCGCCTTGATGATCAGCGTCAGGCCGATGATCGACCAGCCCATATTGCCGATCAGCTTGTTCAATTCGTGCAGCAGCCAGAAGATCGGCTTGGTCAGGAAAAAGAACCAGCCCCAGTCGATGCTGTCGATAAAGCCGGCAACCCCGGCATTCTGGTATTCGCGGATGGTTTCCCATTCCTTGGCGCCGGCGAACAGTTGCGATGACACCTCAACACTTTGGCCGGGGGCAACGGTTTGTGTCGGTTTCACGATCTCGGTCTGGTAGATATCTGTTTTGGCGACATATTTCGCCGTCAGACGGAACGCAGCGCTTTGATCGGGGATCAGGGTCGTCATCCAGAAGTGATCGGTAAACCCGATCCAGCCTTCGGTTACGCCGTCAATCCGCTCTGCCGGTGTGCCTTCACGCTCGTCGACCGCGAAATCGGGCATATCGGAATAGTCGATTTCGGCCAGTTCGCCGTCGGCCATCGAAACCACGCCTTCGTGCAGAATAAAGAAGTTTTTAAGGCCGTCAGGTTCGCCATGGCGCGCCAGAATGCCGTAGGGGGCCATGCTGGCGGGGGCATCGCCGGTGTTTTCCACGGCCTGCGTGATCTTGAACATATAGTCGGCATCCACCGCGATGGTGCGGCGAAAAATCAGGCCTTTGCCGTTGTCCCAGACCAGCGTGACGGGGGTGTCGGGCGTCAGCGTGGCACCGCTTTCGATGGCCCATTGCGTATTGGCGCCGGGCACGTCCTCCAGCGTCAGGCCGGCACCGGGGGCCCAGCCGAACAACGCATAATAGGCTTTGTCGCTGCCGACGGGCGACAGCATTGTTACAATCTCGGAATCCGGATCCTGGGTAACGCGGTAATCGGACAGCGACAGATCGTCGATCCGGCCACCCAGCAGGGAAATCGTGCCGCGCACGCGCGGGGTCTGGATCGGAACGCGCGGTGCATCGGCCAGTGCGGCCGCGCGGGTTTCTTCGGCTGTTGCGGCTGTCACAGGGGTGCCGGCAGGGGCCGCTGGTGTATCGGCCACGGGCACGCCGGTATCGGAGACGGCAGCGGGTGTTGTAACGTCTGTCGGCGTGGGTTCGGGCGGCGGGAACAGGATGAACCAGACAAGAATGACGATAAAGCTGAGCGCGGTCGCGACAATGAGGTTCTTGTTCTGATCGTCCATCGGGGACTGCTGCCTTCTGCTGATTGGGGCCAATTACGGGTCAGGCCGGTTCAACAGAGTGCGGCCCCAAAGGTCAAGCAGATTCGGCCGGTTTGAGAGGGCAATTTCGCGTGAAACCGGTGCAAGAGCATCGCAAACATGCCGGTTTTCGCCTGTTTCAGGCCGTGCCGCCGATGCGGGGCGGATCGGTCAGTTTCGCCTCGTGGCGGGTGATCCAGTCCAGTGTCTGGTCAAACGGCATCGGGCGGGCAATACCGAACCCCTGCACATGATCGCAACCCAATTGCGCCAGCAGCGCATGTTCGCCCACCGTTTCCACACCTTCGGCCAGCGTTTCAAGGTTCAGCCGTTCCGCCATTGTCAGGATCGCGCCGATCATGCGTGGTTGTTCCGCGTCGCGGTCGGCCTTGATCACAAAGGACCGGTCAATCTTGATCCGGCTGATGGCAAAGCGCCGCAACGACGAGATTGAGGCGTGTCCCGTTCCGAAATCATCCAGATCGATAGGACAGCCAAGGGCCGCAAGCCCGTTGATATTGCGTGTCACCGTGTCATCGGGCGAGTCTGTGACAACGGTTTCCAGAATTTCCACCGCCAGCCTGTCCGGCGTCAGGTCAAACCGGTCCAGCTCCCATTTTACTTTTTCGACAAGGCGGGGATTGTGCAGTTCGGGGCCGGCAAAATTGACGCCAACCTGCGGCACGCTGACGCCGGCCCCATCCCAAGCCTTAAGCGCTGTCAGCGCGTGATACATCATCACTTCGGCCAGCCGTTCCAGCAACCCCGCCTGTTCCATCACAGGCAGGAATTCCTCTGGTGAAATCAGGCCACGCTCGGGATGGGTCCAGCGGGCCAGCGCTTCGAACCCGGTTACCTTGCCGGTGTCGGTTGAAATCTGCGGCTGATACCACGGTTGAAGCTGGCCGGTTTCAAGCGCCTTGGCTGCATCTTCGCGCAGGGATGATTTCAACGTCTCCCGGCGCTGCATGTCTGCCGAATAGGCCCGGATCGAAGAGGGCCCGTGGCGTTGTGCCTCGGCCAGGGCAGAGGCGGCGGCCTGTACCCAGCCCTTTGCCGTTTTGCCCGCCGCCTTGCTGCGCAGGCAAAACCCGACCGAACAGGACATGTAAAGCGCCGTGCCGTCGACTGAAACCGGTTCTTCCACCGCAGATTGCAACCGTCCTGCCAATTGGATGCACAGTTCCAGATCAAGCTGGCGCACCGGCATCAGGCAGATCGCAAACTGGCTGTCGCCATAGCGCGCGACGCTGTCATTGTCGCGCAGAACGGCGACGATGCGTTCGCCGGTGCGCGCGACTACGTGATCGGCGGCGGCCTGCCCGTGGCGTGTAACTAGGTCGCGATAGTCATCCAGTTCCAGCAAAAAGGCCGCGGAATGGTGCCCCGATTGCGCGGTCACCTCGTGCACCTGAGACACAATGCCGTCAAACCCGTCCCGCAGCAGCAAGCCCGACACGCTGTCGCGCGGCAGGGTCATGCCGCGCTGCACAACGGGGAAAATACCCCCCAGCGCGAACACCAGCGGAATGGCCAGCGCCACGGCCATCAAGGCGAGTTCCCCACCGACCCAGTAGGCCGCAAGCGTTGCCGCCGGCAAAAAGGCCAGCAAGGCTGGTGACAGCAGCACCGATTGCATCCTGTCGCGCAAAGGGGCCGTTTTGGATTTGGAATGCCGGTGCATAAGCGGGCCTTTCGATCGACGGTGAACAACACGTCGCGCAAAATAGGGCCGCAAGGATCAGGGCGGGGTTAACGCCGGCACAGGAACTTGCAGGTCTTTGCCTAAACTTGTTCCGAATTGTCGCCGGCGAGACGGGTCAGCCCGGCAAAATCGAACAGCGCCGGATCCAGCAGATGCGAGGGGCGGGCGTTCATCAGGGCCCGGAACATCACCTGACGCCGCCCCGGGCTGCGGGTTTCCCATTCATCCAGGATCGCCTTGACCTGCTGGCGTTGCAGCCCGTCCTGCGATCCGCACAGATCGCAGGGAATGATCGGATATTGCATCGCGGCGGCGAATTTTTCGCAATCCGCCTCCGCCACATGGGCCAGCGGGCGATAGACGAACAGATCGCCCTCTTCGTTCAGCAGCTTTGGCGGCATCGTCGCCAGACGCCCGCCGTGAAACAGGTTCATGAAAAAAGTTTCAAGAATATCGTCGCGGTGATGGCCCAGAACGACGGCACTGCACCCTTCTTCACGCGCGATCCGGTAAAGATTGCCACGCCGCAGCCTTGAGCACAGCGCGCAGAAGGTACGCCCTTGTGGTATCTTGTCCATCA harbors:
- a CDS encoding ferredoxin; translation: MTYDDLEQAALARQLTILGGFHPDADDPDLSNCKTLLLLGPNEPAFWPHLQSEPEGRDGLPDPVDRWSARVIGGWADEIQGTALYPFGGPPHLPFFEWATRTGRLHPSPILFLVHDRAGLFVSIRGALALPVHIDLPTPPDALCLTCTDQPCLSACPVSALSGREYDVARCKSHITTEDSVACMTSGCAARRACPVSRSFGRLPAQSAYHMQRFIAP
- the yihA gene encoding ribosome biogenesis GTP-binding protein YihA/YsxC, producing MTLPFPIAETPDAAEAELGRILFAGQTDFLKGVVAMSGLPPADRTEVCFAGRSNVGKSTLINALTGRKGLARASNTPGRTQEINFFTLADSHYLVDLPGYGYANAPLPVIEKWQRLLKQYLSGRQTLRRAFVLIDARHGIKSVDQEILALLDGAAVTFQCVLTKADKVKARDLDKVLDQVRAALAKHPAAFPEIVLTSSEKGDGIATLRNIIATL
- a CDS encoding amino acid ABC transporter permease, with product MTTLSDPPRGSFNLSMLINDTRYRSYTFQALALLALIVSFSYLGSNLAQNLRDAGLNISYEFLRNPAGYDINQQPIPYNSQDTHLRASIVGALNTLIVAFLACVTATVLGVIAGVLRLSNNWIVAKLMSVYVEIFRNIPVLIWLIIIFTITANIFPNISDYRGDDPERSLLLGSMAFTNQGVFVPALIFEAGGWAVFGVFIASIFGVFMVRRHARLKLFNEGKVVPVLWPSIAILIVPTVIAYYALGRPIALDMPVMGRFRFEGGLQLRTSFIALWFALAIYTGAFIAENVRAGILAVSKGQTEAAAALGLRPRRIMNLVILPQALRVIIPPLISQYLNITKNSSLAIAVGYMDLTGTLGGITLNQTGRAIECVLLLMLFYLTFSLSIAAIMNVYNNKMKLKER
- a CDS encoding amino acid ABC transporter permease, yielding MSETHAHTVAFVRETQLPQMDPPPGETGAVKWVRENLFSGWFNTIMTVISLYVIYRLAAGIFPWIVNGVWTADSIRECRTMIGDTGGGCFAVIKERWQQMLFGFQYPSDQYWRPTVAFILLFVAVAPVLFMHLPRKLLIFTGIYPFLAFWLIWGGSILVPILAAVGLIVGYFAFKRFERIGFMAGLGLGLVATVITWWVGGFVTGAMSGFVALEPVASRDMGGFMLNMILGTICVSLSLPIGIMLALGRQSHLPIVKWICVVFIEFVRGVPLITLLFVANVVLAYFFPPGTALDLILRVIIMITMFSSAYIAEVIRGALAALPRGQYEAADSLGLDYAQSMRLIILPQALKISIPGIVNVAVGLFKDTTLVSVISMFDLVGMIRGPILSSTDWAGVYWELWAFAAGLFFVVCYGISQYSQWLERKLQTGHR
- the argB gene encoding acetylglutamate kinase codes for the protein MKKQDMNRDWIATARTLNQALPYLQRYADATIVIKLGGHAMGSDEAMDEFARDVVLMRQVGVNPVVVHGGGPMINAMLDKLNIKSDFVHGKRVTDAATMDVVEMVLSGLVNKRIVQAINAQGGRAIGLSGKDAGLITCTPTHPDLGFVGTPDTINPRVLRDLGEREYIPVIAPLGVGVDGKTYNINGDTAAGAIAAALKADRLLLLTDVSGVKDDSGEVVTELTATQIHEMTKAGTIVGGMIPKTETALDALNGGVRAAVILDGRAPNACLLELFTEHGAGSIIRAG
- a CDS encoding amino acid ABC transporter substrate-binding protein, translated to MKKSVFFGALTIAGLAAGVAAAGTLDDVKARGKLNCGVTTGVPGFAEPDANGVWQGFDVAVCRAVAAAVLGDSTAVEFVPTTGKTRFTALASGEIDMLARNTTWTFSRDVDLKFDFVGVNYYDGQGFMVPKALGVSSAKDLDGATVCIQTGTTTELNLADFFRANNINYEPVPIETGAEAVQQYLAGACDVYTTDASALAAQRANFATPADHALLPEIISKEPLGPLVRHGDNEWGDLVRWTLNALITAEELGVTSVNAEEMTTGSSNPEVKRLLGSEGTLGEMLGLDADWSKRAIMAGGNYGEIFARNIGEETPIGLARGLNAQWTEGGLIYSPPFR
- a CDS encoding SixA phosphatase family protein, whose product is MTRTLILMRHAKSSWDDFMLSDHDRPLNKRGIASARALDDWLRTKGYLPDCVISSTATRTQETVEGLNLSVTPEYTRALYHAGAERMLDVLQGADGKCVLMLGHNPGIADFVERLVNASPAHPRFLDYPTGATTVIQFDVDNWRDVRIGQGTVQDFVIPRELPGV
- a CDS encoding sterol desaturase family protein; this translates as MEHEAAIRLGIFLGLFALFATLEALAPRRDRRQPRRTRWITNWGITILNTLTLRALAFGLPLLAVGAALDASAQGWGLFNIVGWPVWFEVVLAVLIFDFAIWLQHLITHKVPLLWRLHRVHHADVDIDVTTAIRFHPVEIALSMVLKIGLVYLLGPAALAVILFEILLNGTAMFNHANIRLPLWLDAILRKVLVTPDMHRVHHSVHRAEHDTNYGFALSVWDRLFGTYLAQPAAGHTQMQIGLEWQDDRPSRLGWSLRLPFQRK
- a CDS encoding amino acid ABC transporter ATP-binding protein, producing MAEQAQEMKISNEVAISIEKMNKWYGTFHVLRDIDLTVYQGERIVIAGPSGSGKSTLIRCINALEEHQQGSITVDGTLLSSDLKNVDKIRSEVGMCFQHFNLFPHLSILENCTLAPIWVRKTPKKEAEEIAMHFLEKVKIPDQANKYPGQLSGGQQQRVAIARSLCMRPRIMLFDEPTSALDPEMIKEVLDTMVELAEEGMTMLCVTHEMGFARQVANRVIFMDEGQIVEQNEPEEFFNNPKSPRTKLFLSQILGH